The following are encoded together in the Populus trichocarpa isolate Nisqually-1 chromosome 5, P.trichocarpa_v4.1, whole genome shotgun sequence genome:
- the LOC18098554 gene encoding Golgi apparatus membrane protein-like protein ECHIDNA, which translates to MDPSQPPGENYANPKTCFFHVLFKAGALAFYILSALFFNSFVIIFVVTVLLAALDFWVVKNVSGRILVGLRWWNEINDLGESVWKFESLDQESLARMNKKDSWLFWWTLYITAVAWIVLGIFSLIRFQADYCLIVGVCLTLSIANIVGFTKCRKDAKKQFQQFASQTIASRVSSTIQSAFSVV; encoded by the exons CCCCCTGGTGAAAATTACGCCAATCCAAAGACATGTTTCTTTCATGTTCTCTTCAAG GCAGGAGCTTTGGCATTTTACATACTctctgctcttttttttaatagctttgtcattatttttgtgGTGACTGTGCTTCTTGCTGCTCTTGATTTTTGGGTGGTCAAGAATGTGAGTGGTCGGATTTTAGTTGGCCTTAGGTGGTGGAATGAGATAAATGATCTGGGTGAGAGTGTGTGGAAATTTGAATCCCTTGACCAAGAG TCATTAGCCCGAATGAACAAGAAAGACTCATGGCTGTTCTGGTGGACTCTTTACATAACA GCGGTCGCCTGGATTGTGCTTGGAATTTTCTCTCTCATAAGGTTCCAAGCAGATTACTGCCTCATTGTTGGAGTATGTTTGACCCTCAGCATTGCGAACATTGTTGGCTTCACCAAATGTCGCAAAG ATGCTAAGAAGCAGTTCCAGCAGTTCGCATCGCAGACCATTGCATCTCGAGTGTCATCTACCATACAGTCAGCATTCAGTGTTGTGTGA